From the Pseudomonas monsensis genome, the window GCGAAGCATTTGCAGGCGACAGATTTGCGGGTCGAGCGCGGCAATCGGCTCGGCCAGCAGGGTCTGATAATCGTGGCCGGAACAGACGATGATCTGTTTCGCCGTGAACGTACCGGCGGTGCTGTGCAGGCGCCCCGGCTCGACGTCACGCACCAGCGTGGAGAAATGAAATTCGACGCCGAGGTCGCGGCGCAGGTAGTCGATCAGCGCCGGGATCGCTTCACGCGAGTACAGCTGTTGATCGTCCATGCCGTGCAACGCCGCGCGGTGGTGGCTGAACTGACCGTGGTACAGATCACGCAGGGCAGCACCGCGCAATAGCGCGATGTTGTAACCGTGTTCCACGGCGCGGCCGTTGCAAAAGGCTTCGAGCAGGTGTTCTTCAGCTTCGGTGCGGGCGAACAGGTACGAGCCGTTACGCTTGATCTGCAGATCGGCGAGTTGCGCCCAGTCACCCCAGATGTCGCGGCTGGCCTTGGCCAGTTCGAGCATCGGGCCGGGTGGCTGGCCGGTGACCAGCGCCTGGCCGAAGTTGCGCACCGAGGCGCCGAGAGGCGTGGCGGTGCGTTCGAAAACGCTGACCTTGAGCCCGCGCTTGGCGGCGGCATAGGCGTGAGACAGGCCGAGGATGCCGGCGCCTGCGATGAGCAGGTCTTTGTGTTGGGTCATTTAGAGGTGCTCTGAATGAGAGACCGCTTTCGCTGGCAAGCCAGCTCCCACAGGTTTAGAGGTGTTCAAAAATCTGTATCCACCCCGGAATACTGTGGGAGCTGGCTGGCCAGCGATGGGGCCCTGTCAGTCGATAAAGATCTTACTTGGCGACGACTTTCTCGGACTTGCCGTCATAACGCTTGCGCCACTCGGTCAGGATCTCGTCGCGGTTCTTCGAGGCCCAGGCAAAGTCGTTCTTGATCAGGCGCTGCTCGTAGTCGGCCGGCAGTTCGGTTTGCGGCTTGGCGATACCCGGCTGAGCAAGAACAGCGAAGTTCTCTTTGTACAGGTCCATCGCCTCGGCGCTGGCAGAGAAGTCCGCGAGTTTTTTCGCTGCTTCTTCATGTGGCGTGCCTTTGATCACGGCAGTGGCTTCGATCTCCCAGCCCAGGCCTTCCTTCGGCAGGATGATGTCCAGCGGCGCGCCCTGGCGTTTCAGCTGAACGGCCGGGTATTCAAAGGAAATGCCAATCGGGAACTCACCCGCCGCCGCCAGTTTGCAAGGCTTGGAACCGGAGTGAACGTACTGGCCGATGTTCTGGTGCAGACCGTCCATGTAGGCCCAGCCCTGCTTCTCGCCGAAGGTTTGCAGCCAGGCGCTGACGTCGAGGAAACCGGTGCCGGACGACGCCGGGTTCGGCATGACGATCTTGCCCTTGTACTCAGGCTTGGTCAGGTCTTGCCAGCTCACTGGCTTGGTCAGGCCCTGCTTCTCGGCCTCGACGGTGTTGAAGCAAATGGTCGCGGCCCAGACGTCCATGCCGACCCAGGCTGGCGGGTTGGCGGCGTCGCGGTAGTTCGCGCCGATCTTGCCCAGATCCTTCGGCGCGTAGCTTTGCAACATGCCTTGCTGATCGAGAATCGCCAGGCTCGAAGCGGCCAGGCCCCACACCGCGTCAGCCTGCGGACGGGCCTTTTCGGCGAGCAGTTTGGCGGTGATGATCCCGGTGGAGTCACGCACCCACTTGATCTCGACGTCCGGGTTGGCCTTTTCGAACGCTTCTTTGTAGGACTTCAGTTGCTCGGCTTCGAGGGCGGTGTACACCGTCAACTCGGTTTTTGCCGCAAAGGCATTCAGGCTGAAAGTAGCGAGCACAGCAGCGGCCAGGGCCATAGGCTTGAACATGATCGTTTTCCTGTAGGTGAGTTGAGGTTTGCAGGTTTGAATCAGTGACCCGGCGCGGTTTGCCGCCAGGCCTGGGAACGGCGCAGCAAGCCGCGCGAAGCCCACGCCAGCAGCAAGGACACGCCTGCCGAGGTGAACAGAATCAGGGTCGACATCGCCGCCGCGCCGCCGACGTTGCCGGCGTCATCCATGTTCAGCACCGCCACCGCCGCGAGGATGGTGTCGGGGCTGTAGAGGAAGATCGCCGCCGACACGGTGGTCATCGCCGAAACGAACAGGTAGCGCACGATGTCCAGCAGCGCCGGCAGGCAGATCGGCACGGTGACGCGCAGGTAGTGGCGGTACAGCGGCGCCTTGAGCGACAGCGCAGCGGCTTCGAACTCGGCGTCGAGCTGGCGCAGCGCGGTGGTCGCGGTCATTTGTGCGGTGGTCAGGTAGTGCGCAATGGTGCAGACGATCAGCAGGGTCATCGTCCCGTACAGCACGTGCAGCGGGTTGCCGGTGAGGTTGAAGAAGAAGACGTAACCCAGGCCAAGCACCAGCCCCGGCACCGCCATCGGGATGAAACTGAGCATGCGCAACGCCAGGTTGAGGCCGCGCTGGGTGCGGGTTTTCTCCATCAGGTAAGCGCCGGTGAAGATCAGCACACTGCCGATCAGCGCCGTACCCAGCGCCATCTTCAAACTGTTGCCGTAGGCCAGCCAGCCACCGCCGGCGGTTTCGTTGAACTGATAGTGGTTGAGCGACAGCGACAGGTTGTACGGCCAGAACTTCACCAGCGAGGAAAACACCGCCATGCCGAACACCAGAATCAACGCGGCGCTGATCAGCAAAACAATCGCCAGATAGCAGCTATCGCGCAGTTTCGAAGGCACCGGTTTGAACACTTGCGCACGGCCACTCATTGAATCGCCATGACGGCGGCGCAGCCAGGCATCCACACCAAAGCTGAACAGCGCCGGCAGCAACAGCACCATGCCGATCAACGCGCCGCGACCGAATTGCTGTTGGCCGACCACCGCTTTATAGGCTTCCAGCGCCAGCACTTGATAGTCGCCACCGACTACCACCGGCCCCCCGAAATCGGTGATGGTCAGGGTGAACACCAGACAGAATGCGGCGAACACTGCCTGCCGGGTCGCCGGCCAGGTGATGCTGCGAAAAGCCTTGGCCGGACTGGCGCCCATGCTCGACGCCGCATCAAACAGGCGCGCATCGGCCAGCGACAATGCCGAGAGCAGAATCATCAGCGCATGGGGGAAGGTGTAAATCACCTCACCCAGCACAATCCCCCAGAAACCGTAGATGTTGTCCGAGAGCAGCCCGCGCAACATGCCCTGGTTGCCGAACAGATAGACCAGCGCGATCCCCGGCAGCATCGACGGTGCCATCAATGGCAGCAGGGAAATCCCGCGCCAGATGCCCTTGGCCGGAATCAGCGTGCGTTG encodes:
- a CDS encoding TIGR03364 family FAD-dependent oxidoreductase, giving the protein MTQHKDLLIAGAGILGLSHAYAAAKRGLKVSVFERTATPLGASVRNFGQALVTGQPPGPMLELAKASRDIWGDWAQLADLQIKRNGSYLFARTEAEEHLLEAFCNGRAVEHGYNIALLRGAALRDLYHGQFSHHRAALHGMDDQQLYSREAIPALIDYLRRDLGVEFHFSTLVRDVEPGRLHSTAGTFTAKQIIVCSGHDYQTLLAEPIAALDPQICRLQMLRAKPQIELNLQHALLTGLSCVHYGAFADLPQAAAVQAQILREQPHLHDNGIHLLISPTPYGELIIGDSHHYGSDPSPFNAEQVDNWMLELAEQTLGCKVHVVERWQGVYGARGPGPFSFLRPAPGLSVALMHTGVGMSVGPALAERNIAQLLEEI
- a CDS encoding putative 2-aminoethylphosphonate ABC transporter substrate-binding protein — protein: MFKPMALAAAVLATFSLNAFAAKTELTVYTALEAEQLKSYKEAFEKANPDVEIKWVRDSTGIITAKLLAEKARPQADAVWGLAASSLAILDQQGMLQSYAPKDLGKIGANYRDAANPPAWVGMDVWAATICFNTVEAEKQGLTKPVSWQDLTKPEYKGKIVMPNPASSGTGFLDVSAWLQTFGEKQGWAYMDGLHQNIGQYVHSGSKPCKLAAAGEFPIGISFEYPAVQLKRQGAPLDIILPKEGLGWEIEATAVIKGTPHEEAAKKLADFSASAEAMDLYKENFAVLAQPGIAKPQTELPADYEQRLIKNDFAWASKNRDEILTEWRKRYDGKSEKVVAK
- a CDS encoding putative 2-aminoethylphosphonate ABC transporter permease subunit, with amino-acid sequence MSANIALPLPHKQARRVSGAEVGDRIFVLGGKLLLLLLLGVAVLLPLLAIFWRGFSSEAGQGGGWLAAQELVTSANFHWLLGNSLKVSLSVAAIVVPLAYLFAYALQRTLIPAKGIWRGISLLPLMAPSMLPGIALVYLFGNQGMLRGLLSDNIYGFWGIVLGEVIYTFPHALMILLSALSLADARLFDAASSMGASPAKAFRSITWPATRQAVFAAFCLVFTLTITDFGGPVVVGGDYQVLALEAYKAVVGQQQFGRGALIGMVLLLPALFSFGVDAWLRRRHGDSMSGRAQVFKPVPSKLRDSCYLAIVLLISAALILVFGMAVFSSLVKFWPYNLSLSLNHYQFNETAGGGWLAYGNSLKMALGTALIGSVLIFTGAYLMEKTRTQRGLNLALRMLSFIPMAVPGLVLGLGYVFFFNLTGNPLHVLYGTMTLLIVCTIAHYLTTAQMTATTALRQLDAEFEAAALSLKAPLYRHYLRVTVPICLPALLDIVRYLFVSAMTTVSAAIFLYSPDTILAAVAVLNMDDAGNVGGAAAMSTLILFTSAGVSLLLAWASRGLLRRSQAWRQTAPGH